The Kribbella amoyensis genomic sequence GCCGCGCAGGTACCCCGCGGTGAGCCCGACGGCCAGCCCGATCACCGTCGACAGGGTGCCGGCCGCGAGCCCGACCACGAGCGACGTGCGCGCGCCGTACACGAGCTGGCTGAACACGTCCTCGCCCTGCGCCGTCGTGCCGAGCCAGTTGCCGCCGCCTGGTCCGATCGACGGGGTGAACGAGTTCTCCCGCGGGTCGTGCGGCGCGATCAGTGGGGCGAGCACGGCCACGACGACGAAGCCGAGCAGCATCAGCAGGCCGATCCGGCACTTGCGGTTCCGCCAGAGGATGACGAACCAGCCGGGCAACCGGGTCGCCCGGGACGCCTCCACCGCCGCGACCTCGGCGTGTTCGGTCCCGCCGGCGGGCTCGACCGGCAACGACGCGCTCATCCGGCCTCCTCCCGCCGGACCCGCGGATCCAGCACGCCGTACAGCAGGTCGGCGACCAGGTTCGCGATCAGCACGCCGACCGTGATGAACAGGAACAGCGCCTGCATCAACGGGTAGTCCCGGTTCGCGACCGCCTCGAGCATCATCCGGCCGAGTCCGGGATAGTTGAAGATCGCCTCCACCAGCACGGTGCCGCCGAGGATGCCGCCGAGCGCGATCGCGAACCCGGTGACGTTCGGCAGTACCGCGATCCGGGCGCCGTAGGTGAGCGCGATCCGGCGCCGGGACAGCCCCTTCGCGCGGGCCAGCCGGGCGTAGTCCTCACCGAGCGTCTGGACCATGTTGTTGCGCATCCCGATGATCCAGCCGATCGGCCCGACGATGAGCAGCGACAAGGCCGGTAACACGCTGTGCTGGAACGCGTCCGAGAAGAACAGCCAGTTCCAGCCGGGGTTGCTGCCGCCGCCGTACCCACCGCCGCTGGGGAACCAGTTCAGCGTGATCGCGAAGACGTAGATCAGCACCAGCGCGAGCCAGAAGAACGGTAGCGTCCCGATGAACGACGAGCCGAGCGTGATCACCGAGTCGACCCGGCTGTTGCGCCGGTACGCCGCCCACGCGCCGAGCAGGGTGCCGATGACGAACGACAGGATCTGCGTCACCCCGACCAGCACCACCGTCCACGGCAGCCCGGCCGCGATCATGTGCGTGACCGAGTACGGGAAGTACGTGTACGAGATCCCGAAGTCACCGCGGACGACGGCGGCCAGGTAGTCGCCGTACTGGGTCAGCAGGTTGCCGTCCGGGGTGCCGAGCATCCGCCGGATCGCCTCGACCTGGGCCGGGTCGATCGCCTGGCTCTGGCCGCTCAACCGGGACACGATCGCCTCGGCCGGATCCCCCGGCTGCAACCGGGGGATCAGGAAGTTCAGCGTCACCGCGGCCCACAACGTGGCCAGGAAGAACCCGGCCCGGCGCAGGAAGTACCGCATCTCAGCTGCCGGCCGGCTTGAGGTTGGTCAGCACCAGCACGTTGTCACCCGGCGCCGCGTACGGGTTCTTCTCGTCCGGCCAGCCGGTCGCCTTGTCGGTCTGGTACTGGAACCACTTCGCGCCGTACCAGAGCGGGATCATCGGGACCTGGTCCACCATCACCTTGGTCAGTCCGGCGACCGCGGTCTTCTGCGCCTCGTCGGTGGTGGCCAGCCGCAGTTCCTCGAGCAACTTGTCGGTCCCCGGGTCGTTCCAGCGGACGAAGTTGCTGGCCGCCTTCTGCCCGATCGCCGCGCTCTGGTCGCTGCCGAGCGGCTCGGAGAAGTTCCGGAACATGTTGCAGGAGCCGCCGTGCACGCCGAACAGCACGTCGTACCGGCCGATCGCGCGGTCGCTCTCGTAGGTCGGCGGGTTCGGCGTCTCCAGGTTCACGTCGAAGCCCTGCGCCTTCAGGTTCTGCACGATGATCTGCGCGGCCGACACCCAGTCGGTGTAGCTGCCCGGCACCTTGAAGGTGAAGCTCAGCGGCTTCCCGTCCTTGCCAAGACGCTTGCCCTGGGCATCCTTCTTGTACCCGGCCGCGGTCAGCGCCGCG encodes the following:
- a CDS encoding ABC transporter permease, with amino-acid sequence MRYFLRRAGFFLATLWAAVTLNFLIPRLQPGDPAEAIVSRLSGQSQAIDPAQVEAIRRMLGTPDGNLLTQYGDYLAAVVRGDFGISYTYFPYSVTHMIAAGLPWTVVLVGVTQILSFVIGTLLGAWAAYRRNSRVDSVITLGSSFIGTLPFFWLALVLIYVFAITLNWFPSGGGYGGGSNPGWNWLFFSDAFQHSVLPALSLLIVGPIGWIIGMRNNMVQTLGEDYARLARAKGLSRRRIALTYGARIAVLPNVTGFAIALGGILGGTVLVEAIFNYPGLGRMMLEAVANRDYPLMQALFLFITVGVLIANLVADLLYGVLDPRVRREEAG